A genomic region of Chlorobaculum parvum NCIB 8327 contains the following coding sequences:
- a CDS encoding 4Fe-4S dicluster domain-containing protein produces the protein MAKKKRLLAPREEIAWYPTIDSDLCNGCGECAEFCRPGVFALGSAEENAEVVKRPKMTVANPYNCLVLCTRCVPVCPSGAITLPDPREFERFVEYVD, from the coding sequence ATGGCAAAGAAGAAACGGCTGCTTGCACCGAGGGAGGAGATTGCGTGGTATCCGACGATTGATTCAGACCTCTGTAACGGCTGCGGGGAGTGTGCGGAATTTTGCCGTCCCGGCGTGTTCGCCCTTGGCTCGGCAGAAGAGAATGCGGAGGTTGTGAAGCGTCCCAAAATGACGGTAGCCAATCCCTACAATTGCCTCGTCCTCTGTACCCGCTGCGTGCCCGTCTGCCCCTCCGGCGCGATTACGTTGCCCGATCCTCGGGAGTTCGAGCGTTTTGTGGAATACGTGGATTAA
- a CDS encoding 2-oxoacid:ferredoxin oxidoreductase subunit beta, with product MTETHTQLTAKDFTSNQEPKWCAGCGDHAVLQQLKSAMAELGLKTEEVAVISGIGCSSRLPYYVNTYGLHGIHGRALPVASGLKAANPNLSVWVATGDGDALSIGGNHYIHTIRRNPDINIILLNNEIYGLTKGQYSPTSKLGQRTVTSPQGVIDYPMNTIALTLGSGGTFVARVMDRDGKFIREVFKRGAEHKGTALIEIYQNCPIFNDGCFAPFTDRERKADTTLYVEHGKPLVFGKDDQKGIRLDGFTPKVVDLNDSSVSKDDLWIHDENDFNKANLLSRFFDDPNASEEVLPRPFGIFYVEDRFTYEEALDAQVAKAQENGEGTLDELLAGKSTWTIK from the coding sequence ATGACCGAAACCCATACCCAACTGACGGCGAAGGATTTCACGTCGAACCAGGAACCCAAGTGGTGTGCCGGCTGCGGTGACCACGCCGTCCTCCAGCAGCTGAAAAGCGCCATGGCCGAACTCGGGCTCAAGACCGAAGAGGTTGCGGTGATCTCGGGCATTGGCTGTTCGTCGCGTCTTCCCTACTACGTCAACACCTATGGCCTGCACGGCATCCATGGCCGCGCCCTTCCGGTGGCCAGCGGACTGAAAGCGGCCAACCCGAATCTCAGCGTTTGGGTTGCGACCGGTGACGGCGACGCTCTCTCGATCGGTGGCAACCACTACATCCACACGATCAGAAGGAATCCCGACATCAACATCATCCTTCTGAATAACGAGATCTACGGTCTCACGAAAGGCCAGTACTCCCCGACCTCGAAACTCGGTCAGAGGACGGTCACCTCGCCACAGGGCGTCATCGATTATCCGATGAACACCATCGCCCTCACGCTCGGCTCGGGCGGCACCTTCGTCGCAAGGGTCATGGATCGCGACGGCAAGTTCATCCGCGAGGTCTTCAAGCGTGGTGCCGAGCACAAGGGCACGGCGCTCATTGAGATCTACCAGAACTGCCCGATCTTCAACGACGGCTGCTTCGCCCCGTTCACCGACCGCGAGCGCAAAGCCGACACGACCCTCTACGTCGAGCACGGCAAACCGCTGGTTTTCGGCAAGGACGACCAGAAGGGCATCCGCCTCGACGGATTCACCCCGAAGGTGGTCGATCTGAACGACTCGTCGGTTTCGAAGGATGATCTCTGGATTCACGACGAAAACGACTTCAACAAGGCGAACCTCCTTTCTCGCTTCTTCGACGATCCGAACGCCTCCGAAGAGGTGCTCCCGAGACCTTTCGGCATTTTCTACGTCGAGGATCGCTTCACCTATGAAGAGGCTCTGGACGCACAGGTCGCAAAAGCCCAGGAGAATGGCGAAGGCACGCTCGACGAGCTGCTTGCCGGAAAAAGCACCTGGACGATCAAGTAA
- a CDS encoding 4Fe-4S dicluster domain-containing protein, whose translation MLILDCFFGKCEKPTCDGCGLVPVRNLRRALKARSMDAGDDASDEAWKKAVEQTLAGNSQKSNTSKPMRKKRLLVPREEIPWYPTIKPDLCNGCGDCKVLCKPGVFELGEPDPTGVQRPKLVVGHPYNCIVLCDRCVPICTSGAITLPKKEDFEKYVEYLDE comes from the coding sequence ATGCTGATTCTCGACTGTTTTTTCGGAAAATGCGAAAAGCCAACCTGCGATGGCTGTGGTTTGGTGCCCGTGCGCAACCTGCGGCGCGCCCTCAAGGCACGCTCAATGGACGCAGGCGACGATGCTTCAGACGAGGCCTGGAAAAAAGCGGTGGAGCAGACGCTCGCCGGCAACAGCCAGAAATCGAACACCTCCAAGCCTATGCGCAAAAAGCGGCTGCTCGTGCCGCGTGAGGAGATTCCGTGGTACCCGACCATCAAGCCCGACCTCTGCAACGGCTGCGGTGACTGCAAAGTGCTCTGCAAACCCGGCGTCTTCGAGCTGGGCGAACCCGACCCGACCGGCGTTCAGCGCCCGAAACTCGTGGTCGGCCACCCCTACAACTGCATCGTACTCTGCGACCGCTGCGTGCCCATCTGCACCTCGGGAGCAATCACCTTGCCGAAAAAAGAAGATTTCGAGAAGTACGTGGAGTATCTGGACGAGTGA
- the accB gene encoding acetyl-CoA carboxylase biotin carboxyl carrier protein, translating to MNLKEIQQLIEIVNGSSLDEVVIKNGESEITLRRNNSKAQAVLPTAPAMAQPVQAAPSVPQPAAVQEQPAPASAAPAAAGDLIDIHSPIVGTFYRSPSPDAEAFVNEGDKVKAGDVLCIIEAMKLMNEIEAEGSGTIAEILVENGQPVEYNQVLFRIKP from the coding sequence ATGAACCTCAAGGAAATCCAGCAGCTTATCGAGATTGTCAACGGTTCGTCTCTTGATGAAGTCGTCATCAAGAACGGCGAGTCCGAAATCACGCTGAGACGAAACAACTCGAAAGCCCAGGCTGTATTGCCGACCGCCCCTGCCATGGCGCAACCCGTTCAGGCAGCGCCGTCCGTGCCACAACCTGCAGCCGTGCAGGAACAGCCAGCTCCGGCTTCTGCCGCGCCAGCCGCCGCCGGGGATCTCATTGACATTCACTCTCCGATTGTGGGCACGTTCTACCGTTCGCCTTCCCCGGACGCCGAGGCATTTGTCAATGAAGGCGACAAGGTCAAGGCTGGCGATGTACTGTGCATCATCGAAGCCATGAAGCTCATGAACGAGATCGAGGCAGAGGGTTCCGGAACCATCGCCGAAATTCTCGTTGAAAACGGTCAGCCTGTCGAATACAATCAGGTCCTGTTCCGAATCAAGCCATAA
- a CDS encoding acetyl-CoA carboxylase carboxyltransferase subunit alpha: MAAKVVLDFEKPLYELEEKLSEMRVYLKSGEFDARTESREGLRGEIEALEAKVESLRKTIYKNLTRWQKVQLARHPERPYTLDYIYMMTKDFVELSGDRQFGDDKAIIGGLARLEDKDSGFSQSVMVIGHQKGRDTKSNLYRNFGMAQPEGYRKALRLMKMAEKFGKPVITLIDTPGAFPGIEAEERGQAEAIARNLYEMAGLKVPVICVIIGEGASGGAIGIGVGDRILMAENSWYSVISPESCSSILWRSWNYKEQAAEALKLTADDLLAQGIIDRIVPEPLGGAHQKPEVMASTLKSMLIEELQGLLSKDASTLVDERIAKFSSMGVWNEAEA; the protein is encoded by the coding sequence ATGGCTGCCAAAGTTGTCCTTGATTTTGAAAAACCCCTCTATGAGCTTGAAGAGAAGCTCAGCGAAATGAGGGTGTATCTGAAAAGCGGAGAGTTTGATGCCCGTACGGAAAGCCGCGAAGGGCTGAGAGGCGAGATCGAAGCCCTCGAAGCCAAGGTTGAGTCACTTCGCAAAACGATCTACAAAAACCTGACCCGGTGGCAGAAGGTGCAGCTGGCCCGTCATCCGGAACGCCCCTACACGCTCGACTACATCTACATGATGACGAAAGATTTCGTCGAGTTGTCGGGCGACCGTCAATTTGGAGATGACAAGGCGATCATCGGCGGCCTGGCTCGTCTTGAAGACAAGGATTCCGGTTTTTCGCAAAGCGTCATGGTCATCGGCCACCAGAAAGGGCGCGATACCAAATCGAACCTTTACCGGAACTTCGGTATGGCGCAGCCTGAAGGTTACCGAAAAGCGCTTCGCCTTATGAAAATGGCCGAGAAGTTCGGCAAGCCGGTTATCACCCTGATCGACACTCCCGGAGCGTTTCCGGGCATCGAGGCTGAAGAGCGCGGACAGGCCGAAGCGATTGCGCGCAACCTGTACGAAATGGCCGGGCTGAAAGTGCCGGTTATCTGTGTCATTATCGGCGAAGGCGCCAGCGGTGGAGCGATCGGCATCGGCGTCGGCGACCGAATTCTGATGGCCGAAAACTCCTGGTACTCGGTCATTTCGCCGGAAAGCTGTTCGTCGATCCTCTGGCGGAGCTGGAACTACAAGGAGCAGGCTGCCGAAGCGCTTAAACTCACGGCTGACGATTTGCTTGCCCAGGGAATCATCGACCGCATCGTGCCCGAGCCGCTCGGTGGCGCGCACCAGAAGCCGGAAGTGATGGCTTCGACCCTCAAGTCGATGCTGATCGAGGAGTTGCAGGGGCTGTTGAGCAAAGATGCCTCAACTTTGGTGGATGAGCGCATCGCGAAGTTCTCTTCGATGGGAGTATGGAACGAGGCAGAAGCCTGA
- a CDS encoding 2-oxoacid:acceptor oxidoreductase subunit alpha, which yields MVTSKTSVSVLFAGDSGDGMQLTGTQFANTVAVYGSDLNTFPNFPSEIRAPAGTISGVSGFQMQFGSKAIYTPGAKFDVMIAMNAAALKANLHNLHHGGIIIADSDGFDAKNLRLSGYGEENNPLTNGSLDDYRVFDIPVISLTRTALADTGLSVKNIDRCKNMFVLGVLYWLYSLPIDTTVDMLKSKFKNKMDIAEANIKAVKAGYNFGETTTMFSDFGRFSVAPAGKTPGTYRRVTGNEASAIGLAAAAKKADLKLFLGSYPITPATEILQTLANLKKWGVKTFQAEDEIAGVLTSIGAAYGGSLAATSTSGPGLALKSEALGLAMILEIPLVVVNVQRGGPSTGLPTKPEQSDLYISMFGRHGDAPVPVIAAYSPVDCFYAAYEAAKIAVEYMTPVICLTDGYLAFSSEPMLIPSGDSLAKITPVFAKERKADDEPYLPYKRDERGVRAWAIPGTKGLEHRIGGLEKWDQTGNVSHDPANHALMTKLRAEKVERVVDIVPDQTIDNGPESGDLLVLGWGSTYGAIKIAVERGIEAGLSVSHAHLRYLNPFPKNLGELFGKFKKVLIPENNNGQLVHIIRDRFLIEPVSYTKVEGLPFNEMELEAKITDIVKEL from the coding sequence ATGGTAACATCGAAAACCAGCGTGTCTGTGCTTTTTGCCGGTGACTCCGGCGACGGCATGCAGCTTACTGGCACCCAGTTCGCCAACACGGTGGCCGTTTATGGCTCGGACCTGAACACCTTTCCCAACTTTCCTTCGGAGATCCGCGCTCCTGCCGGCACCATCTCCGGCGTTTCGGGCTTCCAGATGCAGTTCGGCAGCAAGGCAATTTACACCCCCGGTGCGAAGTTCGACGTCATGATCGCCATGAACGCGGCGGCCCTGAAAGCCAACCTGCATAACCTGCACCACGGCGGCATCATCATTGCTGACAGCGACGGCTTCGACGCCAAGAACCTGCGCCTCTCCGGCTATGGCGAAGAGAACAACCCGCTGACCAATGGCAGCCTTGACGATTACCGTGTCTTCGACATTCCGGTCATCTCTCTTACCCGCACAGCCCTGGCCGACACCGGCCTGAGCGTCAAGAACATCGACCGTTGCAAGAACATGTTCGTGCTCGGCGTGCTCTACTGGCTCTACAGTCTGCCGATCGACACCACCGTCGATATGCTGAAGTCGAAGTTCAAGAACAAGATGGACATAGCTGAGGCCAATATCAAGGCGGTAAAGGCCGGTTACAACTTCGGCGAGACCACGACCATGTTCTCCGACTTCGGGCGCTTCAGCGTTGCTCCGGCTGGCAAGACTCCCGGCACCTATCGCCGCGTGACCGGCAACGAAGCCTCCGCTATCGGTCTGGCTGCCGCAGCTAAAAAGGCTGACCTGAAGCTGTTCCTCGGCTCTTACCCGATCACTCCGGCCACCGAAATTCTGCAGACCCTCGCCAACCTCAAGAAGTGGGGCGTCAAAACCTTCCAGGCTGAAGACGAAATCGCCGGCGTGCTGACCAGCATCGGCGCTGCCTACGGCGGTTCCCTGGCTGCAACGAGCACCTCAGGCCCCGGCCTTGCGCTCAAGAGCGAAGCCCTCGGCCTTGCGATGATTCTCGAAATTCCGCTCGTGGTGGTCAACGTGCAGCGCGGCGGCCCGTCGACCGGCCTGCCGACCAAGCCCGAGCAGTCCGACCTTTACATCTCGATGTTCGGTCGCCACGGCGACGCCCCGGTGCCGGTCATCGCGGCCTACTCGCCGGTCGACTGCTTCTACGCAGCTTACGAGGCTGCCAAGATTGCCGTCGAATACATGACCCCGGTGATCTGCCTGACCGACGGTTACCTTGCCTTCAGCTCCGAACCGATGCTGATCCCCTCCGGCGATTCGCTGGCAAAGATCACGCCGGTCTTCGCCAAAGAGCGCAAAGCCGATGACGAACCTTACCTGCCCTACAAGCGTGACGAGCGCGGCGTAAGGGCGTGGGCTATCCCCGGAACCAAGGGCCTCGAACACCGCATCGGCGGTCTGGAGAAGTGGGATCAGACCGGCAATGTTTCGCACGACCCGGCAAACCATGCTCTGATGACGAAGCTCCGTGCCGAAAAGGTAGAGCGCGTCGTCGATATCGTGCCCGACCAGACCATCGACAACGGCCCCGAATCAGGCGACCTGCTCGTGCTCGGCTGGGGTTCGACCTACGGCGCGATCAAGATTGCTGTGGAGCGCGGTATTGAAGCGGGCCTCAGCGTCTCGCACGCACATCTGCGTTACCTCAACCCATTCCCGAAGAACCTCGGTGAGCTTTTCGGCAAATTCAAAAAAGTGCTCATCCCGGAGAACAACAACGGCCAGCTGGTGCACATCATCAGGGACCGCTTCCTTATCGAACCGGTCAGCTATACCAAGGTCGAAGGCCTGCCGTTCAACGAGATGGAACTCGAAGCAAAAATCACCGATATCGTAAAGGAGCTCTAA
- the serB gene encoding phosphoserine phosphatase SerB — MRELLLITISGPDKPGLTSKITEVLARYDVPVLDIGQSVIHNHLSLGMLIEVPKASTSAPILKDLLFTAHTLGLVIEFSPINTREYHKWVGEQGKPRYLLSLLGRKISSEHLERVTTLVSKHGLNIDTINRLSGRLPLEDERDPGQTKACIEFSLRGALNDEEQLRAEMLDITDSLGVDIAFQEDNIFRRTRRLVVFDMDSTLITSEVIDELAKEAGSGDQVAAITEQAMRGELDFTESLKMRVGTLKGLEESTLQKVAERLQLTEGAEHLFHNLHRLGFKTAILSGGFTYFGRYLQKKLNIDYVFANELEIVDGKMTGNVIGQVVDGKRKAALLEEIATTENIRLEQTVAVGDGANDLPMLGKAGLGIAFRAKPIVRETAKQAISTLGLDAILYLMGFRDRDALEV, encoded by the coding sequence ATGCGCGAACTGCTGCTCATTACCATTTCCGGCCCGGACAAGCCAGGCCTGACCTCCAAAATCACCGAAGTCCTGGCACGCTACGACGTACCGGTGCTCGATATTGGCCAGTCGGTCATTCACAACCACCTCTCGCTCGGAATGCTCATCGAGGTGCCGAAAGCCTCCACCTCCGCGCCGATCCTGAAAGACCTGCTCTTTACGGCGCACACGCTCGGCCTTGTGATAGAATTTTCGCCGATCAACACGCGCGAATACCACAAATGGGTCGGCGAACAAGGCAAGCCGCGCTATCTGCTTTCGCTGCTCGGGCGGAAAATTTCATCGGAACATCTCGAACGGGTCACCACGCTGGTCTCGAAGCACGGCCTCAACATCGACACCATCAACCGCCTCTCCGGACGCCTGCCGCTCGAAGACGAGCGCGATCCGGGCCAGACCAAGGCGTGCATCGAGTTTTCGCTGAGGGGCGCGCTCAACGACGAAGAGCAGCTCAGGGCAGAAATGCTCGACATCACCGACAGCCTCGGAGTGGACATCGCGTTCCAGGAGGACAACATCTTCCGGCGCACCCGCCGCCTCGTGGTGTTCGACATGGACTCGACGCTGATTACGTCGGAGGTGATCGATGAGCTGGCGAAAGAGGCCGGGTCGGGCGATCAGGTGGCGGCCATCACCGAGCAGGCGATGCGCGGGGAACTCGACTTCACCGAAAGCCTGAAAATGCGGGTCGGCACGCTAAAAGGGCTGGAAGAATCGACGCTGCAAAAGGTGGCCGAGCGGCTGCAACTGACCGAAGGCGCAGAGCACTTGTTCCACAACCTGCACCGCCTCGGCTTCAAAACCGCCATTCTCTCCGGTGGGTTCACCTACTTCGGGCGCTACTTGCAGAAAAAGCTGAACATCGACTACGTCTTCGCCAACGAGCTGGAGATTGTGGACGGCAAGATGACTGGCAACGTCATTGGCCAGGTGGTCGATGGCAAACGCAAGGCGGCACTGCTGGAAGAGATCGCCACCACGGAAAACATCCGCCTCGAACAGACCGTCGCGGTCGGCGACGGAGCAAACGACCTCCCCATGCTCGGCAAAGCCGGACTCGGCATCGCATTCCGCGCCAAGCCAATCGTGCGCGAAACCGCAAAGCAGGCAATCTCTACGCTCGGCCTCGACGCGATACTTTATTTGATGGGATTCCGCGACCGCGACGCGCTGGAGGTGTAA
- a CDS encoding HU family DNA-binding protein, translating to MSKAELVEQIAAETGMTKAEAERAVNAFINVVTSTLKGGDDVTLVGFGTFTTGDRAERQGRNPQTGETITIAAKKVVKFKPGKALKDEIGC from the coding sequence ATGTCGAAAGCCGAGTTAGTAGAACAAATTGCCGCAGAGACCGGCATGACCAAAGCGGAAGCCGAAAGAGCGGTGAACGCCTTCATCAACGTTGTGACCTCTACCCTGAAAGGTGGAGATGATGTAACTCTGGTTGGCTTTGGAACCTTTACGACCGGAGATCGCGCCGAACGTCAGGGGCGCAATCCTCAGACTGGTGAAACCATTACCATTGCCGCTAAGAAAGTTGTCAAGTTCAAACCGGGCAAGGCACTTAAAGACGAGATTGGCTGTTAA
- the efp gene encoding elongation factor P, with product MVSISNVSKGAIIRWKGEPHSIESLVHRTPGNLRAFYQASMKNLKTGRNVEYRFSATEQVDVIVTERKKYQYLYRDGEDYVMMDTETFDQINVPEVAIGSASRFIKDAVMVDIVFADDGSILEVELPTFVELEVTETNPASKDDRATSGTKPAIVETGAEVNVPMFIQTGSIIRIDTRSGEYMDRVKK from the coding sequence ATGGTTTCAATAAGCAACGTCTCAAAAGGGGCCATCATCCGCTGGAAGGGTGAACCCCACAGCATCGAAAGCCTTGTGCATCGCACGCCAGGCAACCTTCGCGCCTTCTATCAGGCCAGCATGAAAAACCTCAAGACCGGCCGCAACGTCGAGTACCGCTTCAGCGCCACCGAGCAGGTCGATGTCATCGTCACCGAGAGAAAGAAATACCAGTACCTCTATCGAGACGGTGAAGATTATGTCATGATGGATACCGAAACCTTCGACCAGATCAACGTGCCGGAAGTGGCCATCGGTTCTGCATCACGCTTCATCAAGGATGCCGTGATGGTCGATATCGTGTTTGCCGATGACGGCTCGATTCTCGAAGTTGAACTGCCGACCTTCGTTGAACTGGAGGTTACCGAAACCAACCCTGCAAGCAAGGATGACCGCGCCACCAGCGGCACCAAGCCGGCCATCGTCGAAACCGGTGCCGAGGTGAACGTGCCCATGTTTATCCAGACCGGCAGCATCATCCGCATCGACACCCGGAGCGGCGAGTACATGGATAGAGTTAAAAAGTGA
- the alaS gene encoding alanine--tRNA ligase yields MNSREIRQSFLDFFAAKEHRIVRSAPVIPAEDPTLLFTNAGMNQFKDVFLGKGTREYTRAADTQKCIRASGKHNDLEDVGRDTYHHTFFEMLGNWSFGDYYKKEAIGWAWELMTDVWKLPKERLYATVYHDDEESFKLWQSETDIEHSHILKFGDKDNFWEMGETGPCGPCSEIHIDLTPDGSGGPLVNVGDHRVIELWNLVFIQYDRQADGSLQPLPQKHVDTGMGFERVTAVLQGKSSNYDSDVFTPLFEKITELTGVRYTASLDSATDIAMRVIADHCRTLTFALSDGAMPGNEGRGYVLRRILRRAVRYAGTLGCHEPIMYKMVEVLVRTMGDVFPELEKQQPTVEKIIRAEEESFLVTLGRGTEIFNEVVAGMKTSGSTTISGEDAFKLYDTFGFPLDLTRLMAAEVGFGIDEEGFEHCMTEQKTRARMDRKDKMQVQDDGGEWQWFAPEAPTEFVGYDTLETSATLTAVKTGGDRLMVVLDRTPFYAESGGQVGDHGTIETDDYRLDVTDTRKDGELVIHFVTSARDKVRDCAVSPADLSFEGAVSVEAAVDRDRRVATERNHTATHLLHAALRKVLGEHVQQKGSLVTPERLRFDFSHFSKVSPEEMEQVEHEVNAQIRKAAGVTKHADVPYEEALELGALAFFGDKYADRVRVVDVPGISIELCGGTHVGNIGQIGMVKIVSESSVAAGIRRIEAVTGAAAEALLWQEYRNLQEIKNLLKLKADEEAGPKIKELLDEKKALDKQLQESRLSGLLNQLSATLASAAEIGGCRIMTEQLDGLGGDELRQAAVALREQASCAAGLLCSVTDGKVFLVGFASDEAVKLKKINAGKLVKEAAACVKGGGGGKPELATAGGKDPDGIGKAIETFVASVKSALA; encoded by the coding sequence ATGAATTCACGAGAGATACGACAGTCATTCCTGGATTTTTTTGCCGCCAAAGAGCACCGGATCGTCCGCTCGGCTCCGGTTATTCCGGCCGAAGACCCGACGCTGCTGTTCACCAATGCCGGCATGAACCAGTTCAAGGACGTGTTTCTCGGCAAGGGCACGCGGGAGTACACTCGCGCTGCCGACACGCAGAAGTGCATCCGTGCTTCGGGCAAGCATAATGACCTTGAAGATGTGGGGCGCGACACCTACCACCACACCTTTTTCGAGATGCTCGGCAACTGGTCGTTCGGCGACTATTATAAAAAAGAGGCGATCGGTTGGGCGTGGGAGCTGATGACCGATGTGTGGAAGCTGCCGAAAGAGCGCCTTTACGCAACGGTGTATCACGACGACGAGGAGAGTTTCAAGCTCTGGCAGAGCGAAACGGACATCGAGCACTCGCATATCCTGAAGTTCGGCGACAAGGACAACTTCTGGGAGATGGGCGAAACCGGCCCGTGCGGCCCCTGCTCGGAAATCCACATTGATCTGACCCCCGACGGTTCGGGCGGCCCGCTTGTCAACGTCGGCGATCACCGGGTGATCGAGTTGTGGAACCTGGTCTTCATCCAGTATGACCGCCAGGCTGACGGCAGCCTTCAGCCGCTGCCGCAAAAGCATGTCGATACCGGCATGGGCTTCGAGCGCGTGACGGCCGTGCTTCAGGGCAAGTCCTCGAACTACGATAGCGACGTCTTTACCCCGCTTTTCGAGAAGATCACCGAGTTGACCGGCGTGCGCTACACTGCCTCGCTCGACAGCGCGACCGACATCGCCATGCGCGTCATCGCCGACCACTGCCGTACGCTTACCTTTGCGCTCTCCGACGGCGCGATGCCGGGCAACGAGGGACGAGGCTACGTGCTGCGCCGTATTCTGCGCCGCGCGGTGCGCTACGCGGGCACGCTTGGCTGCCACGAACCGATCATGTACAAAATGGTCGAGGTGCTGGTGCGCACGATGGGCGATGTTTTCCCGGAACTCGAAAAACAGCAGCCGACGGTCGAAAAGATCATCCGTGCCGAAGAGGAGAGCTTCCTTGTCACCCTTGGACGCGGTACCGAAATCTTCAACGAGGTGGTCGCCGGAATGAAAACCTCCGGTAGCACGACCATCTCCGGCGAGGACGCCTTCAAGCTCTACGACACCTTCGGCTTCCCGCTCGACCTGACTCGCCTGATGGCCGCTGAAGTCGGCTTTGGCATCGACGAGGAGGGGTTCGAGCACTGCATGACCGAGCAGAAAACACGCGCCCGCATGGATCGCAAGGACAAGATGCAGGTGCAGGACGACGGCGGCGAATGGCAGTGGTTCGCGCCAGAAGCGCCGACTGAGTTCGTCGGTTACGACACGCTTGAAACCAGCGCGACGCTTACTGCCGTCAAGACTGGCGGCGACCGGCTGATGGTCGTTCTTGACAGGACGCCATTCTACGCTGAAAGCGGCGGCCAGGTGGGCGACCACGGTACCATCGAGACCGATGACTATCGCCTCGACGTCACCGACACGCGTAAGGATGGCGAGCTTGTTATCCATTTCGTTACCTCGGCGCGCGACAAGGTTCGCGACTGTGCGGTTTCGCCCGCCGACCTCAGCTTCGAGGGAGCTGTCAGCGTGGAGGCTGCCGTTGACCGCGATCGCCGCGTCGCCACCGAGCGCAACCACACCGCCACACACCTGCTTCACGCCGCCCTGCGCAAAGTGCTCGGCGAGCACGTGCAGCAGAAGGGCTCGCTGGTGACGCCCGAACGCCTGCGCTTTGACTTCAGTCACTTCTCGAAAGTCAGCCCGGAGGAAATGGAGCAGGTCGAGCACGAAGTGAACGCCCAGATCCGCAAGGCGGCGGGCGTCACCAAGCACGCCGACGTGCCGTACGAAGAGGCGCTCGAACTCGGCGCGCTTGCCTTCTTCGGCGACAAGTACGCCGACCGCGTGCGCGTGGTCGATGTGCCCGGCATCTCCATCGAGCTGTGTGGCGGCACCCACGTCGGCAACATCGGCCAGATCGGCATGGTTAAAATCGTCAGCGAATCGTCGGTCGCCGCCGGTATCCGCCGCATCGAGGCGGTCACGGGCGCAGCCGCCGAAGCGCTGCTCTGGCAGGAGTACCGTAACCTCCAGGAGATCAAAAATCTGTTGAAGCTCAAGGCGGACGAAGAGGCTGGGCCGAAAATCAAGGAGCTGCTCGACGAGAAAAAAGCGCTCGACAAGCAGCTTCAGGAGAGCCGCCTCTCCGGCTTGCTCAACCAGCTTTCGGCAACGCTTGCCAGCGCTGCAGAGATCGGCGGCTGCCGCATCATGACCGAGCAGCTCGACGGTCTTGGCGGTGACGAACTGCGACAGGCTGCCGTGGCTTTGCGTGAACAGGCTTCATGCGCGGCAGGTCTGCTTTGCAGCGTCACGGATGGTAAGGTGTTTCTCGTAGGCTTCGCCTCCGACGAGGCGGTGAAGTTGAAAAAGATCAACGCCGGCAAGCTGGTCAAAGAGGCTGCAGCCTGCGTCAAAGGTGGCGGTGGCGGCAAACCCGAACTGGCCACGGCCGGCGGCAAAGATCCGGATGGTATCGGCAAAGCCATCGAAACCTTCGTCGCCTCGGTCAAGTCCGCGCTTGCCTGA